Proteins encoded within one genomic window of Bufo gargarizans isolate SCDJY-AF-19 unplaced genomic scaffold, ASM1485885v1 original_scaffold_1922_pilon, whole genome shotgun sequence:
- the LOC122923797 gene encoding gastrula zinc finger protein XlCGF26.1-like, protein MLSLDYKEDEDTRQRSSGENFITCNVHPGLHSAEPSNNSPKNEELSNDQSQIINPSPNLSYNHPNHEESSDQSLIITPNLRQKRGKRFNCEERGKQFRYKSELSIHKSYTGDKPYSCSECGKCFPYKSLLLRHEKIHTEEKPYSCSECEKSFNQKSGLDRHKRIHTGEKPYSCSECRKCFTKKSSLEYHKRIHTGEKPYSCSECGKCVINKSSLDQHKRIHTKEKPYSCSECGKCFNHKSSLDQHKRLHTGEKPYSCSECEKCFRHKSSFDQHKRIHTGEKPFSCSECGKCFIEKRCLTTHLRIHTGERPFLCSECGKCFVRKSSFHQHKRIHIEEKPYSCSECGKCFTYKSYLVAHQKIHTGEKPYSCSECGKCFTYKSCLVAHQKIHTGEKPYSCSECEKSFTDKIGLTTHQRSHTGEKPFSCSECGNCFTKKTHLNLHKRIHTGEKPYSCSECGKCFAGQSGLVVHLRIHTGEKPYSCSECGRCFSQKSSLVKHKRIHTGEKPFSCSECGNCFTKKLSLDLHKIIHTGEKTC, encoded by the coding sequence ATGTTATCTCTAGATTATAAAGAAGATGAAGACACCAGGCagcgctcttcaggagaaaactTCATTACCTGtaatgtacatccaggacttcacagtGCAGAGCCATCAAATAATTCCCCCAAGAATGAGGAACTTTCTAATGACCAATCACAGATTATTAACCCAAGTCCAAATCTATCATATAATCATCCTAACCATGAGGAATCTTCTGACCAATCACTGATTATTACTCCAAATCTAAGGCAGAAACGGGGTAAAAGGTTTAATTGTGAGGAACGTGGAAAACAGTTCAGATATAAGTCAGAGCTTTCTATACACaaaagttacacaggagataagccatattcatgttcagaatgtgggaaatgttttccaTATAAATCATTGCTTTTAAGAcatgagaaaattcacacagaagagaagccgtattcatgttcagaatgtgaaaaaagCTTTAACCAGAAATCAGGCCTTGACAGACATAAGAGaatccacacaggagagaagccatattcttgTTCGGAGTGTAGGAAATGTTTTACCAAGAAATCAAGTCTTGAATatcataagagaattcacacaggagagaagccatattcatgttcagaatgtgggaagtgtgttATCAATAAATCAAGTCTTGATcaacataagagaattcacacaaaagagaagccatattcctgttcagaatgtgggaaatgctttaaccACAAATCAAGCCTTGATCAACACAAAAgacttcacacaggagagaagccatattcttgttcagaatgtgagaaatgctttcgccacaaatCAAGCTTTGATCAACATAAGAGAatacacacaggagagaagccattttcatgttcagaatgtgggaaatgtttcatagAAAAAAGATGTCTTACTACACatctgagaattcacacaggagagagaccatttttatgttcagaatgtgggaaatgctttgttAGGAAATCAAGTTTTCATCAGCATAAGAGAATTCACATagaagagaagccatattcatgttcagagtgtggtaaatgttttacatATAAATCATATCTGGttgcacatcagaaaattcacacaggagagaagccatattcatgttcagagtgtggtaaatgttttacatATAAATCATGTCTGGttgcacatcagaaaattcacacaggagagaagccatattcatgttcagaatgtgagaaaagtTTCACAGACAAAATAGGTCTTACtacacatcagagaagtcacacaggagagaaaccattttcatgttcagaatgcgggaaCTGCTTTACCAAGAAAACACATCTTAATctacataagagaattcacacaggagagaagccatattcatgttcagagtgtggtAAATGTTTTGCAGGTCAATCAGGTCTGGTTGTACatctgagaattcacacaggagagaagccatattcatgttcagaatgtgggagatGCTTTTCCCAGAAATCAAGCCTTGTTAAAcataaaagaattcacacaggagagaagccattttcatgttcagaatgcgggaaCTGCTTTACCAAGAAATTAAGTCTTGATCTACATAAGATaatccacacaggggagaagaCATGTTGA